The nucleotide window ACGGGTTTCTGCAGTTGATTATAATTTTTGGATTGGGTTTTTTCATTATTTACCCAAAACATGTTCTAAAGTGGATGAGTAAACTGTACAGAAATATCTCCTTAATAGAGAGCAGGTccctttcatataacgtttatGTATTCTCAATTATAGGATGAGAGTATGATACTTAGTTTTGCAAAAAAATGCTCAATGTGGAGGAGCAGGGCACAACAGACAATGCTGGTGTGGAAGTAATCATGGATGTGTATATTCAATCTTCTTTAAGTAGCACTTTGGTTGCAGTGCTAAGTAGCACTTTGGTTGCAGTGCTGTAAGATCTGATACTTGCAGTACGACACTGCCAATCAGAGCTGGATTTTGAAGGAGCTTTACCGGTGAAAAAAGAGACTCGTGAGACATAATGCAAATCTGTATCAATACACCTGACACTGTTGCTAGATACTTCCTTCGCTGATAGCCAAAGAAGTtgctataatattttttataattttttattaaaaatgtgCTTCTAAAAGTGATGTTGCTTCTGAAGTACTCATTGTGAAAGTGACTAGGAACTCTGTTTTCCACTTACAAGCTCACAAATGTAGATGAACATTTGATGAAAATTTCATATGCTCTTATTTGAATGTTGCATCCTGGATCCTTTTCTATTAACCTGCTGTCTGGTTGATCATGCGGTTGATATCTTTTGTTTTGCTATAGGTGTGTTGCTTGATGATCTTCTTGTCGCTGAAGATCTAGCGGCTGCTGAAACAACAACTTCCGCTTCACATGCTGCAGCAGCAGCTGCTTCATCTAATTTACAGCCAGGGCGGGCACCTGGAAGATATGGATTCATGGATGAACGAACAAGGCAAACAATGCCTGAAGCAGTACCTGATGGTGCAGTTGTGCTGGGTAATCCAGTTGCCCCACCTGTAAATGGTGACATGTATACTGATATAAGCACTGAAAATGCGGTGCTACAGGGATCACGGTAAGCCTATTGCTGCATTTATTGATTTGCGTTGGAAATAAGTTATGAAATGGATGATTTCTTACTTCATTGATGTCTTATTGGGTTGGGATGACCATGCAGGAGAACAAGCAAAGGTGTTGAGTATTTGGTGGAAGCAGCAGCTGCAGAAGCTGAGGCTATCAGTGCCACATTGGCTGCTGCGAAGGCACGGCAAGTTAATGGAGAAGTTGATCTACCTGACAGGGATGGCGGGGCAGATGCCACCCCTAGTGGGACACATATGTCAACCTTGATAAAGGTGCCTGATTCGGCCGGTTCAAATAATGTTGCACCAGCTGGAGTTCGGCTGCATCACAGAGCTGTCAGTATCATACTGTCTCAACCTTCATTTATGTTGTTCTGGTGTTTATTTGACAATAACCTTAAATTACACGAATCCTTATCTGATATTCTCTGGCATTGTCAGGTTGTTGTGGCTGCAGAGACAGGTGGAGCTTTAGGTGGTATGGTCAGGCAACTTTCAATCGATCAATTTGAAAATGAAGGGAGGAGGGTTAGCTATGGAACTCCTGAGAGTGCAACTGCAGCCAGGAAACTTCTAGATCGACAGATGTCCATTAATAGTGTTCCCAAGAAGGTACTTGAATAAataaatgtgtgtgtatatttcaTGTCCAATATATTTGAAAGATTCTGGTGCTGGGAACATCCTTGCGAAATTTTGTACTCATGATCCACACACTCATTCGTATCTTTGTTATAACAAACATATCTAAGCTATGAAGGTCGTTATTTGCTGTTGAACCGTGAGCAACAAACAACATTTGTGTCTTGGTGCGATTAGTTTGACTGACAATCATTCTTCACGAtagttttctcattttttggaGTTGGTTTTAGATTCTTGTTTCTCTTTATGGCATAGATTTGCTCGATAACACACTGGTTAAACATATGTTGCATGGTGATGTTGAATATGTACACATGCTGAGAAGTACCATCCTTCAGTAAAATTATTTGTTGGTTTTGTAGAAACTgcggttttttatttatttatttattttttaactaGGAGTTGTAATTATGCACCTTGTTAGGTTGTTGGATTCACATTATCAGGCTTCTTATATGTCCTTCACAGGTTTTCCTCGTATTTCTACTAGCCTGTCATAGATTTTTACCCGTATTGAAATTGTCCTTGTTTATCTTGTTTGATCCTATATTATGCACTTTGTGTGAAATTGGCTGTTTGAATTGTTGAGCCAGGTATCCATGTGTCAGGTAGTGTGCCCTTACATGGAATGAAGTTCTGATGTCTAATGTAGCTGTCTGGCCTGAAAACTCATTTCAAATTATCTTCAAAGATACAGACATGCTACTATAGTGTTGCTTGGATAAGAAAGTGAATGGAATATGTTGCTTGCACCTTTTTCTCTGAAGAATCTTTTGAGAATTTGTctaatttttgttgtttgaagTAGATCTTGTTATGCTTCTGCTTTGGTTTGCTGCTTCACCTCTAGCTTCCCAATTATGTGTCCATATAGCATTGATCGGTCTAACAAAATTGTGTTCCTAGAACCTTGTTCATGTGGGAGGTTCTTATTCTTATTTTGCTTGTTCTGCGTTGGACTTCTTACTTCTTTGATTAGGTCCTTTATTTCTCGTATGCATGCAGGTTTATGTCCCTTCCTGTTCTAGCTGAATCATTTTTCCTAGAGCATAATGTCATTTATTACATATGTTTCTTAATTTTGTTCTTACATGGTGTCCTTTGACCTTCCATTACTAGGTTATAGCACATCTCTTAAAGCCTCGTGGTTGGAAACCTCCAGTTCGTAGGCAATTCTTTTTAGATTGCAATGAAATAGCAGATCTTTGTGACAACGCTGAAAGGATATTCTCTAGTGAACCAAGTGTTCTGCAGCTTAAAGCTCCGATCAAAATATTTGGTGACTTGCATGGACAATTTGGGGATCTCATGCGACTTTTTGATGAGTATGGTGCACCTTCAACAGCTGGGGACATTGCGTAAGAACCTtgatttgtgtgtgttttgccTATATACTTACATGTGTACTGTTGCCTTTCAAGTTATTCACGACTGATGCTAACTTGATCTTGCAAATTTAGGTTTTCGAGTTTTAGGAATAGAGTTGATGTGCAAAGGCTAGAACTGAAGTTGATGAAAAGGACATATTTCTGGATCTTTCTGGCAATAGGGAAAATATTTGTCATAAGAGTGGTGTTGACTGTTTTACAATGTGGGATAAGTTCAGAAAAGTAAATTGGGATAGAGAGGGTTTGTAAAACTAAAacctgagttttttttttatgatattgataTGGACAGAAAGTGAAACTATGGGGCTGTCGAAGACAACAGCAGCATAAGTTGGTTTTGGAGATGTAGAATTTTAGGTTGGTTGGAAGAAGAGTGGTGCTTGTGTGTGGGAGAAAGGTGAGTGAGATGTACGGTAACGGTGCCAGACTTGCAATAGTATGAATAAAGCTGGAAAATATGATTCCATTTAATAGCTAAAGAAAGATATGCCGCCgttcaaaataatatatagagTCATGAATAAGTAGGATTAAATAGGCTTGCTCATTTATTCTTAATAAATTTATCTATGAAATCCTTCAACTGATTGATTTCGTTTGAGTTGCTTTCCTTTATTCCTTGACCTTTGTTTTTCAAACTTCTCCTTTGATACTGATTTTTATGAATGACTGTCAGATATATCGACTATCTCTTCTTAGGAGATTATGTTGACCGGGGCCAACACAGCCTAGAGACCATTACTCTTCTGCTTGCTTTGAAGGTATCTTTGAGGCTTGCTCTTTCCATCTATAGTCTGATTGCTCCTCATCTACTGTTTTGAGACTTGGTGGGCTCAGAGTTGCGCCTAATTCCATCGCTGGTGCAGGTTGAGTACCAAAACAACGTACATTTAATTCGTGGGAACCATGAAGCTGCAGATATCAATGCCCTTTTTGGCTTTCGGATTGAATGTATTGAGCGCATGGTATTGTGTTAGATGTTTCAAGAATTGTACTCCTTTACCTCCCTCCTGTATTTTCTGTAACAAAATTTATGGATTGTGGAACAGGGCGAGAGGGATGGAATTTGGGTTTGGCACCGGATAAATCGTTTGTTCAATTGGCTCCCTTTGGCAGCTCTAATTGAGAAGAAAATCATTTGCATGCATGGTGGTATTGGTCGGTCGATAAATCATGTAGAACAGATCGAGAGTCTTCAGCGTCCCATCACAATGGAAGCGGGCTCTATTGTGCTAATGGATTTGTTGTGGTTGGTGCACGACTATACTGTTGTacttttgttttccttattttcttaatgtatgtgttagaatatatataaatgatgtgaaatgtccaaatccaacaagttaacttattgggttgaatgacacaataattaatcttaacatggtatcaaagTTGTTTACCTACAATCAATGTTacaagcgaacatgtggcctaatAGTAGAGTTGCAAGAtgtaacctagaggtcacaagttcaattcttggtaataacctctccacatattatgtgggatatTGTCTGAGTACATCTTGTTTGTCCCCGACTTCGCctactgtgggagccttgtgcaatgATATTATTTACCATTTACCTATCAATTAATAAATTGATTTGTAAATAGTATTCCCATGTTCCCTCTCAGGTCTGATCCAACGGAAAATGATAGTGTGGAAGGATTGCGACCAAATGCTCGAGGCCCAGGGTTGGTTACTTTTGGGGTAagtattctatttttattttattgttttctgaGCTTTACATTTGTTTCTACTTTGTCATCATACATATTGCTCCTTTCTTCATCCTTTCATGTGATATGGTAGATACCTAGGAAGTTATTTTGAAAGCAATGTAATTTCTTTTACAACATCATATATTGATCCGGATTTTGAGTCGATATGAAAAAATTCAATGGGAAAATGGAATGAACAAGTGTCTCGCAGTAAACTTTTAAGAATGCTGTATAaattcatgttcagaaaaggcCTAAAGTGATACAAAACTTCTTCAAATTGTCAATTTATCGTGAACATTTTAGGAAGAATACTTCCACATGTCAACCAAACACAATTGTAAGAGGATGCACCTAAGCTGATGTTGCATTCCTCTTGAAAACAAGTGTACAATTGGCCTCATAGTTTTTGTGTATCTGATGATGCATTCCTCGTGAAAACGAACAAACTTACAAATGGTTCCATGTGGTTAATGTTTATCCTTAGGTAAAGTCGGGATAATGCAGTCTAATATTAATCAACCTTCTTAGTTCTTACATCTGTAGTTCTTCTGCTTATGAATAAGGCAGTTGTGGCATTTTGTCAAGAATTTTGATAAGATTTCTTTGTTActctaatttgaaattttgctGTTGTCAGCCTGATCGTGTTATGGAATTCTGCAACAACAATGATCTTCAATTGATTGTACGTGCACATGAATGTGTGATGGATGGATTTGAGCGTTTTGCTCAGGGACACTTAATTACTCTTTTCTCAGCCACCAATTACTGTGGTATGTTATCAGCATCTGTTTAACGTTCTCGCTGTTACTGAACCCTGCAGatgattgagaaaaaaaatcacaaaaaaaaaaagaacaattgaGCATTTTGAGTTTCAATTTTGCTTGTTCTCCATTCTAACAGGTACTGCAAATAATGCTGGGGCAATCTTAGTTTTAGGGAGAGATCTTGTTGTTGTTCCTAAACTCATTCATCCTTTACCACCTGCAATTTCATCACCTGAAACATCACCTGAACGACACATTGAAGATACATGGATGCAGGTGTGGCTGTTGATTATGTTGATACTTTTTGAATGCAGCAGTTATCATTTTCAGTTAATGCAATCATATGGCGCATTAATTCTGTTCACATTGTCTTTTTTGTGCGAATAGGAGCTAAATGCTAACAGACCACCTACACCAACTAGGGGCCGTCCTCAAGGAACAAACGACAGGGGCTCTCTTGCTTGGATATAGTATAATCTTCTGACTGTTTGCTATACTTGCTTTGGACTAGTGATACCACCTGGGGTTTCTGGTGTGCTGTATAGAGCATGATGCAATACTGAGCTTGTAACCCTTGTTCATGGTGAAAGAATAAGGCTGCTGAATATTGTTCTTTGGATGGGCCTTGCTTGAGGTGATGAAGATGCAAGCTCTAGAAAAGGTTGCATGTGGTTGGTAGGGTGACTTGTGCTAAAACTGCAGTGTACGGGATCGGCGGCCCTTTGTATGTTGAGCCGCAGGCAGGTAGAAGTCAGTCATGGATGTTTCTTGAGATGGGTGGTAGTGTTGGGTATATTTCACGGTAGTTATATATTTTTGATTCATCTTCTTAggccatatattttttttactctaGAGATGACAGAGGTATGTTTATGTGCCGTCTAAATCTTCGTGGGCGTCCATGTATAATAGAGGTGCTGTCGTGTAATTCCCATTCCTGTTTCCTGTACAATGTAAACTATTGTGTGAAGATAACTAGATGAGAAACCATGCTGTCAGATGTCAACTTTGTGAAGTTTTGCTAAGAATGTTTAATCTCTTTTAGTAATGAGTCTTTTTTTAAAAGTGTGGATTGGATTTcctgttggattttttttcacatttttttcaaattgcgAAGAATATCGTGTATCATGGATGGAACATGTTATGATATTAGAATAATAATGCTCTATAGATGCATTAAATTGGTAATGGCAGCGGTTATTGGGTGAGATGATATGGTGAGAACCACGAGTAGTTCAAATGGcgctcatgtgtgtggtatttcATAAAGGTTCCGAGTTTGAGTCTCTCCTATCCCTCTTTCcgtgtattaaaaaaaaaaggtgagatGATACGGTGAAGAGTTATGAGTCATCATACGTAGTATTCCGTAGAGCCATGTTATTTGTGAGAGGAAAAAGTTGTGTTAGTAGTAAAATTACTATTAAGGCAAAAATGTGTTGGTAATGAAGAAATATCCAGCACAGTAATTGAACAAGCTTCAATCCATATAGAAAGGACTGATATCGAGCGTGGATCATGTTGTCCCCTGAATTAACGTCAGTTAGGCAAGAAATGACCTATATAGAAACACCATTGGCCAAGAATtacaaaagcaaataaaattaaaaaaaaaaaaaaaagagctgaGGAGCCGCCCTCCAGCATAAAGAGAGAGACCATCCCAAGTCAAAGATGATGCTAAGATCTTGTTTTGGCAACTAATAACACAAGTTATATGGGTAAACAACACTGTTAAGTCATCTCGCTCTTCTTTCTCCTTGATCCCTTTTTAATCGATGTATATATCCTCCCTCCCTTTCCTTTTTATTTGACTACATAGAGCCCAGCCGCCTCAAGGAGTGGAAAGTGCGGTAAGGGATATTATATGGAATAATAGTAAACTAACAAAGGACACGAGGCTGGCTGGATTTGGATTGGAAATACTGTGAGAAGATTAATCAGAACTCAAGAAGTAGCTATGCAATGGGGCCCCCAGAACAAAAATGACCTGGGTTCCTTGCAACCCTTCAATAATGGGACTAGGTACTCCCCCTTCTTACTTCTCAAGACTAGCAATTTTTCTTGCCCAATTTCCATGGGAGTCGTGGAAAAAATGAGTTTTTTATCAACAGCTGATGATGCCATGGTCCAGTAATACTCATAAGCATTCAATGATGCAGCAGCTGTTGTTGATTTAGCCGTAACGGCTGCAGACGGTGGTGAAATCATTCGAGCAGCCGCCGCTGCCGCTTGGGGCCGCGGTGGGAGTGACTGTGCAAGTGGAGTTGGTTCCTCCACTTCCACCACCTCTTCAAATTTGACCATTTCATGGAACCTGTTGGGCCATGTTGGGCTATTAACAGCCAAGCCCATGGGCTTACTCATCGTTATTAACTTGTGGAAATTAATCACTCCACTTGACAAGTTTGGTACTTGATCCATGACCACATCCTCCTCTGTTTCCTCTGCATCTTTCTCTGTTTCCTCCTCGATTTCTTTGTCTTGTTCTTCGATTCCTTCGAACTCTTCTGCAAGGTCTTCCATGTcgttctccttctcttcttcataGTTAGGCTCGTCTTGATTAACAAAAGTGAGGACAAGACGACCGTCTTCGCGTTGAGCGTGGAAATTGTTCTGTGATTGAACAGATACCGCTTCGAGAAGCAGACGGCCATTATCCCGGCGAGAGCGCATGTGCAGGGAAGAACAGTCACGGTTAGAGAGAGAAGGAATCGGCGGAGGGAACGATCTTGGCGGTGACTTCTTGTACTTGACAACTGGCGAGTATTCCTCTTCGTCAAAACATCGTCGCCGCTCTGTTTGTTGTGGTACAACTTCTTGTTCTTTGTCTTCCACGTCACTGGTCTCCGAAGGTGGGTAAGAGGAGAAGCCTTCGGATCCGGTTTCGGATCCGAGACTCTCGGTGCAAATTTCGAGGCTCTTTTCACTCAAAGAACTCGAAGATCTTTTTACAAGAGGATGTACGTAAGGCGGTGGAAGCGATTTCGCATCTTCTAGAACCTTCTGTGATATGATGGAGCTCCATATATCTAATTGGTCAGGTTTTTCCATCCCTTCCTTTTTgatcttcttgttttcttcttgaATTGAAGTCCAGACGTCGAATTGGTCAGGCGTTTCGTTTTCCTTGCTATTCTCCTCTTCTGAGTCTTGAATTGAGAGTTTCGGGAGCTCTTCGGAGGAAGCGATTTTCTTGATTGGTGAGAAACCAAGGTGAATCAGCGATTTCTTTGAGG belongs to Tripterygium wilfordii isolate XIE 37 chromosome 2, ASM1340144v1, whole genome shotgun sequence and includes:
- the LOC120009026 gene encoding protein FAF-like, chloroplastic; the encoded protein is MQSLSKSLRSSFSLNPEAMATKKQGIVSILGSDCENTKPGSIRRTLSADMSSKKSLIHLGFSPIKKIASSEELPKLSIQDSEEENSKENETPDQFDVWTSIQEENKKIKKEGMEKPDQLDIWSSIISQKVLEDAKSLPPPYVHPLVKRSSSSLSEKSLEICTESLGSETGSEGFSSYPPSETSDVEDKEQEVVPQQTERRRCFDEEEYSPVVKYKKSPPRSFPPPIPSLSNRDCSSLHMRSRRDNGRLLLEAVSVQSQNNFHAQREDGRLVLTFVNQDEPNYEEEKENDMEDLAEEFEGIEEQDKEIEEETEKDAEETEEDVVMDQVPNLSSGVINFHKLITMSKPMGLAVNSPTWPNRFHEMVKFEEVVEVEEPTPLAQSLPPRPQAAAAAARMISPPSAAVTAKSTTAAASLNAYEYYWTMASSAVDKKLIFSTTPMEIGQEKLLVLRSKKGEYLVPLLKGCKEPRSFLFWGPHCIATS
- the LOC120013110 gene encoding serine/threonine-protein phosphatase BSL3: MDVDSSMVPENDHDPTTQSHGTADEEASPLATSSMEREQLGEQASPSQSRSPATPPPVQQQQQQAAPQQTSVAGPRCAPAYSVVNAILEKKEDGPGPRCGHTLTAVAAVGEEGTPGYIGSRLILFGGATALEGNSAASGTPSSAGSAGIRLAGATADVHCYDVLTNKWSRITPFGEPPTPRAAHVATAVGTMVVIQGGIGPAGLSAEDLHVLDLTQQRPRWHRVVVQGPGPGPRYGHVMALVGQRYLMAIGGNDGKRPLADVWALDTAAKPYEWRKLEPEGEGPPPCMYATASARSDGLLLLCGGRDANSVPLASAYGLAKHRDGRWEWAIAPGVSPSPRYQHAAVFVNARLHVSGGALGGGRMVEDSSSIAVLDTAAGVWCDTKSVVTSPRTGRYSADTAGGDAAVELTRRCRHAAAAVGDLIFIYGGLRGGVLLDDLLVAEDLAAAETTTSASHAAAAAASSNLQPGRAPGRYGFMDERTRQTMPEAVPDGAVVLGNPVAPPVNGDMYTDISTENAVLQGSRRTSKGVEYLVEAAAAEAEAISATLAAAKARQVNGEVDLPDRDGGADATPSGTHMSTLIKVPDSAGSNNVAPAGVRLHHRAVVVAAETGGALGGMVRQLSIDQFENEGRRVSYGTPESATAARKLLDRQMSINSVPKKVIAHLLKPRGWKPPVRRQFFLDCNEIADLCDNAERIFSSEPSVLQLKAPIKIFGDLHGQFGDLMRLFDEYGAPSTAGDIAYIDYLFLGDYVDRGQHSLETITLLLALKVEYQNNVHLIRGNHEAADINALFGFRIECIERMGERDGIWVWHRINRLFNWLPLAALIEKKIICMHGGIGRSINHVEQIESLQRPITMEAGSIVLMDLLWSDPTENDSVEGLRPNARGPGLVTFGPDRVMEFCNNNDLQLIVRAHECVMDGFERFAQGHLITLFSATNYCGTANNAGAILVLGRDLVVVPKLIHPLPPAISSPETSPERHIEDTWMQELNANRPPTPTRGRPQGTNDRGSLAWI